A portion of the Oxynema aestuarii AP17 genome contains these proteins:
- the recG gene encoding ATP-dependent DNA helicase RecG, whose product MAVELPDWGRLQKALSIEATRGFVNLMGKEYRFSEFLHASLSEPPQDKLMGAEIRRWQGLAAQFGRYGELSRESREQLVEETRKFLLDMERICTRSPSAAVTSPGPRGAPAPAASRSVAPRRAPRGAIAPDRGLTQVPGIGAKTGDRLAKLGLYTVADLLYYYPRDHIDYARQVNIAELEPGETVTAIGTVKRCNCFSSPRNSKLTIFELVLKDATGQIKISRFFPGYRSRSRGWQEMQKRAFPLGAVVAASGRVKKNKYGITLDNPQLEVLDGEGGAIESLNVGRVVPVYPLTEGVGADVVRKAVNAVLPAIAHLNDPLPGGLRKKYGLMELGEAIANIHFPRDRDILDAARQRLVFDEFFYLQLGLLHRRQSAKTNQKSVVLPRQGQLIEKFYSLLPFRLTGAQERVIGEILNDLEKPEPMNRLVQGDVGSGKTVVAVVAILAAIQAGYQAALMAPTEVLAEQHYQKLVNWLNLLHLPVELLTGSTKTSKRRQIHAQLETGELPVLVGTHALIQEKVTFHRLGLIAIDEQHRFGVGQRAKLRQKGVDGVPHVLSMTATPIPRTLALTLHGDLDVSQIDELPPGRQAIQTTVLGSKDRPDAYELIRRELAQGRQAYVVLPLVEESEKLDLKSAIEEYERLQESVFPYFQVGLLHGRLTSAQKEEAIGLFREGRTQILVSTTVVEVGVDVPNATVMLIENAERFGLSQLHQLRGRVGRGADRSYCLLMTHPKATAEARQRLNVMAQSQDGFLIAEMDMQLRGPGEVLGTRQSGLPDFALASLTQDQEVLVLARDAAGRAIAKDPTLERWPLLKVKLEQTLKRLMEGAILT is encoded by the coding sequence GTGGCTGTAGAACTGCCGGATTGGGGAAGACTGCAAAAAGCACTGTCCATCGAAGCCACGCGCGGCTTTGTCAACCTGATGGGCAAAGAATATCGCTTTAGCGAGTTCCTCCACGCCAGTTTGAGCGAACCGCCCCAGGACAAGCTGATGGGGGCAGAAATTCGGCGCTGGCAGGGCTTGGCAGCCCAGTTCGGACGCTACGGCGAGCTGAGCCGGGAAAGTCGAGAGCAATTGGTGGAAGAAACCCGTAAATTTCTGCTCGATATGGAACGGATCTGCACGCGATCGCCTTCGGCAGCCGTGACCTCTCCGGGGCCGAGGGGGGCCCCCGCTCCGGCGGCGAGTCGTTCCGTCGCCCCTCGTCGTGCGCCGCGTGGTGCGATCGCGCCCGATCGCGGCTTGACCCAAGTCCCGGGAATCGGAGCGAAGACGGGAGATCGCCTCGCGAAATTGGGACTCTACACCGTCGCCGACTTACTGTATTACTATCCGCGCGACCATATCGACTACGCCCGCCAGGTGAATATCGCCGAACTCGAACCCGGGGAAACGGTGACGGCGATCGGTACGGTCAAACGCTGCAACTGCTTTTCGAGCCCGCGCAATAGCAAACTGACGATTTTTGAATTAGTGCTCAAAGATGCGACGGGACAGATCAAAATCAGTCGCTTTTTTCCCGGCTACCGATCGCGATCGCGCGGCTGGCAAGAAATGCAAAAACGCGCCTTTCCCCTCGGGGCCGTCGTCGCCGCCTCCGGACGGGTGAAAAAAAATAAATACGGCATTACCTTAGACAACCCGCAACTCGAAGTGCTCGACGGGGAAGGCGGGGCGATCGAATCGCTCAACGTGGGGCGAGTCGTCCCCGTGTATCCGCTCACCGAAGGGGTGGGAGCCGATGTAGTTCGCAAAGCCGTCAACGCCGTCCTGCCCGCGATCGCCCACCTGAACGATCCCTTACCGGGAGGGCTGCGTAAAAAATACGGCTTGATGGAATTGGGGGAGGCGATCGCCAATATCCACTTTCCGCGCGATCGCGACATCCTCGATGCCGCCCGCCAGCGCCTGGTCTTCGACGAATTCTTTTACCTCCAACTCGGGCTGCTGCACCGCCGTCAGAGCGCCAAAACCAATCAAAAAAGCGTCGTTCTGCCCCGTCAGGGCCAACTGATCGAAAAATTTTACTCTCTGCTTCCCTTCCGCCTCACCGGGGCTCAGGAGCGCGTTATCGGCGAAATCCTCAACGATTTAGAAAAGCCCGAACCGATGAACCGCCTGGTTCAAGGGGATGTCGGTTCCGGTAAAACCGTGGTCGCCGTCGTCGCCATCTTGGCGGCGATTCAAGCGGGATATCAGGCGGCGTTGATGGCCCCGACGGAAGTTTTAGCCGAACAGCATTATCAAAAGTTAGTCAACTGGCTCAACTTGCTCCATCTCCCAGTCGAACTGCTCACGGGTTCGACCAAAACCAGCAAACGCCGCCAGATTCACGCCCAACTGGAAACGGGAGAATTGCCCGTGTTGGTGGGAACTCACGCTTTGATTCAAGAAAAAGTGACCTTTCATCGCTTGGGGCTGATCGCGATCGACGAACAACACCGCTTCGGGGTCGGTCAACGGGCGAAACTGCGTCAGAAAGGGGTGGACGGCGTGCCCCACGTGTTGAGCATGACCGCCACGCCGATTCCGCGCACCTTGGCGCTGACTTTACACGGGGATTTAGATGTGAGTCAGATCGACGAGTTGCCCCCCGGTCGGCAGGCGATTCAAACGACGGTGTTGGGGTCGAAAGACCGCCCGGACGCCTACGAGTTAATTCGTCGGGAATTGGCCCAAGGGCGTCAGGCTTACGTGGTGTTGCCGTTGGTGGAAGAATCGGAAAAGTTGGATTTGAAATCGGCGATCGAAGAATACGAGCGCTTGCAGGAATCTGTGTTTCCTTACTTTCAGGTGGGATTGCTGCACGGACGGCTGACTTCGGCGCAAAAAGAAGAGGCGATCGGGTTATTTCGGGAAGGTCGCACCCAGATTTTAGTCTCTACCACGGTGGTCGAAGTCGGGGTGGACGTTCCCAACGCCACGGTGATGTTGATTGAAAATGCCGAACGCTTTGGATTGTCGCAGTTGCACCAGTTGCGCGGTCGGGTCGGACGGGGGGCCGATCGCTCCTACTGTTTGTTGATGACCCATCCGAAAGCAACGGCAGAAGCTCGTCAGCGTTTGAACGTGATGGCGCAGTCGCAAGATGGGTTTTTAATTGCGGAAATGGACATGCAGTTGCGCGGACCGGGGGAAGTGTTGGGAACCCGTCAGTCCGGGTTACCGGATTTTGCCTTGGCGAGTTTGACCCAAGACCAAGAAGTGCTGGTTTTGGCGCGGGATGCGGCGGGACGGGCGATCGCCAAAGACCCGACCTTAGAACGCTGGCCGTTATTAAAAGTGAAGTTAGAACAAACGTTAAAACGGTTGATGGAAGGGGCGATTTTAACTTGA
- the msrA gene encoding peptide-methionine (S)-S-oxide reductase MsrA, whose protein sequence is MGLFGFGKKLTLPKPGEALSGRSEKMPVPDRHFVNGNPLEPPFPEGLQLALFGLGCFWGAERKFWQLDGVYSTSVGYAAGLTPNPTYQEVCSGMTGHNEVVRVVFDPNVVSYETLLKVFWESHDPTQGMRQGNDVGTQYRSGIYTYSDEQKTLAQASRNAYQTALSAAGYGEITTEIIDAPDFYYAEAYHQQYLAKNPNGYCGLGGTRVEFPEMSAAT, encoded by the coding sequence ATGGGATTATTTGGATTTGGTAAAAAGCTCACCCTACCGAAACCCGGAGAAGCTTTGAGCGGGCGATCGGAAAAAATGCCCGTTCCCGACCGTCATTTTGTCAACGGCAATCCCCTCGAACCGCCGTTCCCAGAAGGCTTACAATTGGCCTTATTCGGTCTCGGCTGCTTTTGGGGCGCCGAACGCAAATTTTGGCAATTAGACGGCGTATACAGCACGTCAGTGGGCTATGCTGCCGGATTGACCCCCAACCCTACCTACCAAGAGGTCTGTAGCGGGATGACCGGACATAATGAAGTGGTTCGCGTCGTTTTCGACCCCAACGTCGTCAGTTACGAAACCTTGCTTAAAGTCTTCTGGGAAAGTCACGATCCGACCCAAGGAATGCGTCAGGGAAACGACGTGGGAACTCAATATCGCTCCGGAATTTACACCTATTCCGACGAACAGAAAACACTGGCCCAAGCCTCGCGCAATGCTTACCAAACTGCGCTTTCGGCTGCCGGATACGGTGAGATTACCACGGAAATTATCGACGCCCCGGACTTTTATTACGCCGAAGCTTATCACCAGCAATATTTGGCGAAAAACCCGAATGGCTATTGTGGTTTAGGGGGGACTCGCGTGGAATTTCCCGAGATGAGTGCGGCGACTTAA
- the tsf gene encoding translation elongation factor Ts produces MADISAKVVKELREKTGAGMMDCKKALKENGGDMAKAMEWLRQKGIASADKKAGRVAAEGLVDSYIHTGGRIGVLVEVNCETDFVARREEFQSLVRNIAMQIAACPNVEYVSVEDIPAEFTENEKKIEMGREDLANKPENIREKIVVGRIEKRLKELSLLDQPYIKDQNITVAELIKQTIAQLGENIKIRRFVRFVLGEGIEKEESNFADEVAAQTGGKA; encoded by the coding sequence ATGGCGGACATATCTGCAAAAGTTGTCAAAGAACTACGCGAAAAGACTGGCGCCGGAATGATGGACTGCAAAAAGGCGCTCAAAGAAAACGGCGGCGACATGGCCAAGGCGATGGAGTGGTTGCGCCAGAAAGGCATCGCCTCGGCAGATAAAAAAGCGGGTCGGGTAGCAGCCGAAGGACTCGTAGACAGCTACATCCACACGGGAGGTCGCATTGGCGTTCTCGTCGAGGTCAACTGCGAAACCGACTTCGTAGCTCGTCGTGAAGAATTCCAAAGCCTCGTTCGCAATATTGCCATGCAAATTGCGGCTTGTCCCAACGTCGAATACGTCAGCGTCGAGGACATTCCAGCCGAATTCACCGAAAACGAGAAAAAAATCGAAATGGGTCGCGAAGACCTCGCCAACAAACCCGAAAATATTCGGGAAAAAATTGTGGTCGGTCGGATCGAAAAGCGCCTCAAAGAGCTGTCTTTGTTAGATCAACCCTATATCAAAGACCAAAACATCACCGTTGCCGAGCTGATCAAACAAACGATCGCCCAACTCGGTGAAAACATTAAAATCCGCCGTTTCGTTCGTTTTGTCTTAGGCGAAGGCATCGAAAAAGAAGAAAGCAACTTTGCCGATGAAGTCGCCGCTCAAACAGGTGGCAAAGCTTAG
- the mrdA gene encoding penicillin-binding protein 2, with translation MTLTPFSSVSSRSVNRNVGKSSQALVVMGIVTLMMLIGIGSRLAYLQLYQTEQSRQEAENNRVRLLPKQPGRGNIFDRNGKLLASSRLSRAVFLWPLEQEPHEWPATLKRLSKLLNIPEAELKERLEKVGYESPLPVRVARGLGAEHATALEEYAVELKGVKVDVEAIRYYPHNKSAAHILGYTGETNDRDLTTLKERGYRLGDIIGQMGVEAAFEKKLRGEWGGQEVEVDSTGQILRTLGEKAAKAGQDVHLTIDLELQKAAEKALGNYKGAVVAMDPNNGAVFAMASYPAFDPNVFSGRISDRSWAELQGEGHPFVNRAIQGFPPASTFKIVTTAAAIESGKYSPYTVLPTYPYVQAGGIKFWDWNRAGFGPLGFVGALAWSSDTFFYQIAMGIGGEILIDWTRRFGFGSKTGIELASEEAAGLVADDRWKREEIGEEWLLGDTINMSIGQGFLLASPLQVAIMTAVPANGGYKVKPHLLKDDEESKSWRESLELQPETVEILRTGLRDVVIAGTGGALNVTTLPPNAGKTGTAEDPPRLSHAWYGGYAPFDKPEIVVVVFGENTGGGGGSFAAPIAREVMEAYFKNKKK, from the coding sequence ATGACTTTAACGCCATTTTCCTCTGTCTCTTCTCGCTCGGTTAATCGCAACGTCGGGAAAAGTTCACAAGCTTTAGTCGTGATGGGAATCGTCACCCTGATGATGTTGATCGGAATTGGTTCGCGCTTGGCCTACTTGCAGTTGTATCAAACCGAACAGAGCCGACAAGAGGCCGAAAATAACCGAGTGCGGCTGTTACCCAAACAACCGGGACGGGGCAATATTTTCGATCGCAACGGCAAACTGCTCGCCAGTTCGCGCCTCTCGCGGGCGGTCTTTCTCTGGCCCTTAGAACAAGAACCCCACGAGTGGCCCGCCACCCTCAAACGACTCTCAAAGCTACTCAACATTCCCGAAGCCGAATTAAAAGAGCGCCTCGAAAAAGTCGGTTACGAATCTCCCCTCCCGGTGCGGGTTGCCCGAGGATTGGGCGCCGAACACGCCACCGCCTTAGAAGAATACGCCGTGGAACTCAAAGGGGTGAAAGTCGATGTCGAAGCGATTCGCTACTATCCCCACAATAAAAGCGCCGCTCACATCCTCGGTTACACCGGAGAAACCAACGATCGCGACCTGACCACCCTCAAGGAACGGGGATACCGACTCGGGGATATTATCGGTCAAATGGGCGTCGAAGCCGCCTTTGAAAAGAAATTGCGCGGGGAATGGGGCGGTCAAGAAGTCGAAGTCGATAGCACGGGTCAAATTCTGCGAACCCTCGGCGAAAAAGCGGCCAAAGCCGGACAAGACGTTCACCTGACCATCGATTTAGAGTTGCAGAAAGCCGCAGAAAAAGCCCTCGGCAATTACAAAGGGGCCGTGGTGGCGATGGATCCCAACAATGGTGCAGTGTTTGCGATGGCGAGCTATCCGGCGTTCGATCCGAACGTGTTTTCCGGACGCATCAGCGATCGCAGTTGGGCCGAATTGCAAGGAGAAGGCCATCCCTTCGTCAATCGGGCGATTCAGGGATTTCCCCCGGCGAGTACGTTTAAAATTGTGACGACGGCGGCGGCGATCGAATCCGGGAAATACTCTCCCTATACGGTTTTACCGACCTATCCTTACGTGCAGGCAGGCGGGATTAAGTTTTGGGACTGGAACCGCGCCGGGTTCGGGCCGTTGGGTTTTGTCGGCGCTTTGGCGTGGAGTAGCGACACGTTTTTCTATCAAATTGCCATGGGGATTGGCGGCGAAATCCTGATCGATTGGACTCGCCGCTTTGGTTTCGGCTCGAAAACAGGCATCGAATTAGCCTCGGAAGAAGCGGCGGGGTTGGTGGCGGACGATCGCTGGAAACGCGAAGAAATTGGCGAAGAATGGCTCTTGGGCGATACGATTAACATGTCCATCGGTCAGGGCTTTTTGTTGGCCAGTCCCCTGCAAGTGGCGATCATGACCGCCGTTCCCGCTAATGGCGGCTACAAGGTCAAACCCCACTTACTCAAAGACGACGAAGAGAGTAAGAGTTGGCGCGAGTCGCTGGAGTTGCAACCGGAAACGGTAGAAATTTTACGCACCGGATTGCGCGACGTGGTGATCGCCGGGACGGGAGGCGCCCTCAACGTGACGACCTTGCCCCCCAATGCCGGAAAAACGGGAACTGCAGAAGATCCGCCGCGCCTGTCTCATGCCTGGTATGGCGGTTACGCGCCGTTTGACAAGCCGGAAATTGTCGTTGTGGTCTTTGGCGAAAATACCGGAGGCGGCGGCGGTTCCTTCGCCGCACCGATCGCCCGCGAAGTCATGGAAGCTTATTTTAAGAATAAGAAAAAATAA